The DNA window AAGCGCCCGGTCGCTGGCATGGGACCTGTCCTGGCAGGACAGCGGCGGGCCGCTGTGGACGTTCCCCCGCGCGGCCTGGGACCGCGAACTGCTGCCGGGCGCCCAGGTGGTGCTCGCCCCCACCGCCGAGTTCGCGGGCTCACTGACCGTCGACGGCACCGCCGCGCCCATCGAGGGGTGGCGCGGCGGTGTCGCGCACATCTACGGGCACGGTAACGCCAGGCGCTGGGGGTGGCTGCACGCCGACCTCGGCGGCGGCGACGTCCTCGAGGTGGTCACCGCCGTGTCGCACAAGCCGGGCCTGCGCAGGCTCGCCCCGATGGCGTTCGTCCGGTTCCGTGTCGATGGAAAGGATTGGCCCGCAAACCCTTTGCCGGCACTGCGGATGCGGACAACGCTCGGCGTAGCGCACTGGCAGCTGGAGGGACGCCTCGGTGGCCGCCGTGCGCTCATCCGCGTGGACCAGCCGCCGGAGCGGTGCGTCAGCCTGGCCTACACCGACCCCGACGGGGGCACCGCGGTGTGCACGAACACCGAACAGGCCGACATCCACATCGAGATCGGCGAGCGGCGCTGGTCGGTGCTGGGAAGTGGGCACGCCGAAGTCGGCCTGCGCGGTGACGAGGCGCCCGCCGTCAACGAAAGGACCCCGACGACATGAGCTTTCTGTTCGACCCACCCATGCTGTTCGCCTCCGGAGTGCTCATCGAGCGCCGCCTGCCCGCCGACCGCCGCGACATCGCCGAGGCCGCCACCCTCGGGGTCTTCTTCGGCGGGTCGTTCGGGCTCTACCAGAACGTGCCCGGCCTCGGGCTGCTCTGGCGACCCTTCCAGGCCCGCGACGGCCGCGACTTCATGTGGAACAGCGGGGTTTTCGGCGTGCAGACCGAACGTCTCGGCTGGCCCATGCACGCGGCGGCGGGCGCGATCTTCGCGACCTATCCGCTGTTCCTCAAACTGGGCCGCCGGGCCGGCCGCCTGCTGTGAGCCGGTTCGCCGACCGAGCGACCGCCTCGTTCGGCGCCGCGCTGCTGCCCGCCGAACACGGCGGCCCGACACCGGCCCAGCTCGTCGAGCGCGTGGAGCGCTACCTGCGGCAGTTGCCGCCGTCTTCGCGGCTGGCCATGCGGGCCGGGCTGGCCTCGGTGGCCGCGGCGAGCTACCTGTGCACCGGGCGGTCGCTGTCGCGGCTCGACCCGCGCCGCCGCGACGCGGTGCTGCGGCGCGTCGCCGCGCTCACCCCGGAGACGGGTGCGGCCGTCGAGGCCCTCAAGGCGATCGTGCTGCTCGCCAATGGCGCGGAAACCTTTGCACCGGAACTGCTTTCGCGCGCCCAGCAGGACGATGCGGCGCGGCCGGACGCGCCCCTGACCGTCACGCCGGCGGCCGCGAGCGGCTCCGTCGTGGCCGCGGACGCGGTGATCGTGGGCTCCGGCGCGGGCGGCGCGATGGCCGCCCGCACCCTGGCCCGGGCGGGCCTGGACACCGTCGTGCTCGAGGAGGGGCGCCGCTGGACGGTCGAGGAGTTCCGCAGCACCCACCCGATCGACCGCTACGCCGGGCTGTACCGCGGCGCGGGGGCCACGATCGCGCTGGGGCGGCCGTCGGTGGTGCTGCCGATCGGGCGTGCGGTCGGGGGCACCACCGTGGTGAACTCCGGAACCTGCTACCGGCCCCCGCCGGCGGTACAACACCGGTGGCACAACGACTTCGGCCTGCGGCCCGCCGATCCCGACCGGCTCGCCGGTCATCTCGACGATGTCGAGGCCACGCTGCGGGTCGCGCCGGTCCCGCTGGAGATGATGGGCCGCAACGGGCGCCTGCTGCTCGACGCCGCTGCGACGCTCGGCTGGCGCGCGGGGCCCATCCCGCGCAACGCCCCGGGCTGCGGCGGCTGTTGCCAGTGCGCGATCGGCTGCCCGCGCAACGCCAAGTTCGGCGTGCACCTCAACGCGCTGCCCCAGGCCTGCGCGGCCGGCGCCCGCATCATCTCCGAAGCCCGCGTCGAACGGGTGCTGCACGAGCACGGGCGGGCGATCGGCGTGCGCGCGCGCCGTCCCGACGGCACCGCGCTCGACGTCCTGGCCGACACGGTGGTCGTGGCCGCCGGCGCGACCGAGACGCCATTGCTGTTGCGCCGCAGCGGGCTTGGCGCGCACCCGCGCCTGGGCCGCAACCTGGCGCTGCATCCGGCGACGATGCTCGCCGGGCGTTTCGACGACGACGTCGTCGCCTGGCACGGGGTGCTGCAGAGCGCCGCCGTCGACGAATTGCACGAGTCGCATGGCGTGCTGATCGAGGCCACTTCGACGCCGCCGGGGATGGGGTCGATGGTCTTTCCCGGCTACGGCGCCGAGCTGCTCGGCTGGCTCGACCGGGCCCCGCGGGTCGCGACGTTCGGCGCCATGGTGGCCGACCGGGGCGTCGGCTCGGTGTCCTCGGTGCGCGGCGAGACGCTGGTGCGCTACGACATCGACCGCGCGGACGTCGCCCGGCTGCTGGCCGCGATCGAGGCCATGGGGCGGCTGTTGTTCGCCGCGGGCGCCGTGGAGGTGCTGACCGGCCTGCCGGGCGACCCGACGGTCCCCTCGTTGCCCGCGCTGCACGACGCGCTGGGCCGCAGCAACCCGAAAAGCCTGCACCTGGCTGCGTTTCACCCGACGGGGACCGCGGCTGCGGGCGCCGACGAGCAGCGCTGCCCGGTCGACGGGACGGGGCGGCTGCGCGGCGTCGACGGCGTCTGGGTGGCCGACGCGTCCATCCTGCCCAGCTGCCCGGAGGTGAACCCGCAGGTGTCGATCATGGCCGTGGCGCTGGGCGTGGCCGACGAGGTGCTCAGCGCCCGCTGAGCGAGGGTGAAACTAGCCCTCCAGCTTGTAGCCCAGCCCGCGCACCGTCACCAGGTGCACCGGGTTGGCGGGGTCGGCTTCGATCTTGGACCGCAGGCGCTTGACGTGGACGTCGAGCGTCTTGGTGTCGCCCACGTAGTCCGCGCCCCACACCCGGTCGATCAACTGGCCGCGGGTCAGCACCCGTCCGCTGTTGCGCATCAGGTACTCGAGCAGGTCGAACTCCTTGAGCGGCAACGTGATCGTGTCGCCGTTGACCGAGACGACGTGGCGTTCGACGTCCATGCGCACCGGCCCGGACTCCAGCACGCCGTCGCTGATCTCGGAGTCGTCGTCGCCGCCGCGGCGCAGCACCGCGCGAATGCGGGCGATCAACTCGCGCGCCGAATACGGCTTGGTGACGTAGTCGTCGGCCCCCAGTTCCAGCCCGACCACCTTGTCGATCTCGCTGTCGCGTGCGGTCACCATGATCACCGGCACGCTGGAACGGGCCCGCAACTGCTTGCACACGTCGGTGCCCGACATTCCCGGCAGCATCAGGTCCAGCAGCACGATGTCGGCACCGGCGCGATCGAACTCGGCCAGCGCGGCCGACCCGTCGGTGACCACCGTGGCCTCGAAGCCCTCCTTGCGCAGCAGGAAGGCCAGCGGATCGGCCAGCGACTCCTCGTCCTCCACGATCAGCACACTGGTCATGAGCGCGACTCCTTCTCGCGGGTCATCGACTTAGTTCTTCCTCTCGTTGGGGCCGCCCGGGCCGCACCTCGCGGCCCCGTGGGTGCTCGAGTTCCCCCTCGCCGTCCTGCTGGGACGCCAGGGCAGCCGGGATGGATAGCGTGAACGTCGACCCGGTGCCCGGCTTGCTCCACACGCCGATGCTGCCGTTGTGGTTGGCCGCGACGTGCTTGACGATGGCCAGGCCCAGCCCGCTGCCGCCGGTGGCCCGCGAACGCGCCTTGTCGCCGCGGAAGAACCGCTCGAAAACCCGCTCCTGGTCTTCCAGCGCGATCCCGATGCCGCGGTCGGTGACGGCGATCTCGACGTTTTCGCCGCGACGGCGGCGGCTGATCGAGACCAGCGACCCCGTCGGCGAATAGGCGATCGCGTTGGACACCAGGTTGGCCAGCGCGGTGACCAGCAGCGTCTGGTCGCCCAGCACCTGCAGGCCGCTGGGCGCATCGGTACGGACCTCGATGTCGGCGTTGTCGGCGGCCACTTTGTGGCGTGAAATCGCCTCGGAGACAACGGTGTCGACGTCGATGGGGGCCACGTTGTGCAGCCGCTCGGCGCCCTGCAACCGGGACAGTTCGATGAGCTCGGCGACCATGTCGCCGAGCCGGTTGGCCTCGATGAGCACCTTCTCGGCAAAGCGGCGGACGGTCTCGGGGTCGTCCGCCGACGCCAGCAGGGCCTCGGCGAGCAGCGCCATGGCCCCGACGGGGGTCTTGAGCTCGTGGCTGACGTTGGCGACGAAGTCGCGCCGGGTCGCCTCCATGCGGGCGTAGTCGGACTGGTCGTGGACGAACACCACCGCGAACCGGCGGTCCT is part of the Mycobacterium sp. HUMS_12744610 genome and encodes:
- a CDS encoding GMC family oxidoreductase N-terminal domain-containing protein is translated as MSRFADRATASFGAALLPAEHGGPTPAQLVERVERYLRQLPPSSRLAMRAGLASVAAASYLCTGRSLSRLDPRRRDAVLRRVAALTPETGAAVEALKAIVLLANGAETFAPELLSRAQQDDAARPDAPLTVTPAAASGSVVAADAVIVGSGAGGAMAARTLARAGLDTVVLEEGRRWTVEEFRSTHPIDRYAGLYRGAGATIALGRPSVVLPIGRAVGGTTVVNSGTCYRPPPAVQHRWHNDFGLRPADPDRLAGHLDDVEATLRVAPVPLEMMGRNGRLLLDAAATLGWRAGPIPRNAPGCGGCCQCAIGCPRNAKFGVHLNALPQACAAGARIISEARVERVLHEHGRAIGVRARRPDGTALDVLADTVVVAAGATETPLLLRRSGLGAHPRLGRNLALHPATMLAGRFDDDVVAWHGVLQSAAVDELHESHGVLIEATSTPPGMGSMVFPGYGAELLGWLDRAPRVATFGAMVADRGVGSVSSVRGETLVRYDIDRADVARLLAAIEAMGRLLFAAGAVEVLTGLPGDPTVPSLPALHDALGRSNPKSLHLAAFHPTGTAAAGADEQRCPVDGTGRLRGVDGVWVADASILPSCPEVNPQVSIMAVALGVADEVLSAR
- the regX gene encoding two-component sensory transduction protein RegX, producing the protein MTSVLIVEDEESLADPLAFLLRKEGFEATVVTDGSAALAEFDRAGADIVLLDLMLPGMSGTDVCKQLRARSSVPVIMVTARDSEIDKVVGLELGADDYVTKPYSARELIARIRAVLRRGGDDDSEISDGVLESGPVRMDVERHVVSVNGDTITLPLKEFDLLEYLMRNSGRVLTRGQLIDRVWGADYVGDTKTLDVHVKRLRSKIEADPANPVHLVTVRGLGYKLEG
- a CDS encoding sensor histidine kinase, giving the protein MTVFSAVLLAGVLSVLALAVGVAAGIRLSSRLAQRRQRAAAESTGITVAQMLQRIVGLMPLGAAVVDCHRDVVYRNERAKELGLVRERQLDDQAWQAAQQALDGDDVEFDLRPAKRAPGRSGLSVHGHARLLSEEDRRFAVVFVHDQSDYARMEATRRDFVANVSHELKTPVGAMALLAEALLASADDPETVRRFAEKVLIEANRLGDMVAELIELSRLQGAERLHNVAPIDVDTVVSEAISRHKVAADNADIEVRTDAPSGLQVLGDQTLLVTALANLVSNAIAYSPTGSLVSISRRRRGENVEIAVTDRGIGIALEDQERVFERFFRGDKARSRATGGSGLGLAIVKHVAANHNGSIGVWSKPGTGSTFTLSIPAALASQQDGEGELEHPRGREVRPGRPQREEELSR